One genomic region from Conexibacter woesei Iso977N encodes:
- a CDS encoding LysR family transcriptional regulator, which yields MELRHLETFVAVAEERSFSRAAERLHVVQSAVSATIRNLEAEWGVRLFHRTTHRVELSDAGHALLPEARQTLQAAANTAHAVDEVRGGLRGTIRLGIMQATLGAGGISVAAAISAFRAAHPAVTVTARQGGSAEQAERVRTGELDVAFLGMPDDTLPGLRLDLIVEPPLRFACTLDHPLAHRRSVSLQDLQQEPFAELPPTWGIRIANDRAFAAAGVQRTIAYEINDVATVADFIRHGLAVGIVSPAQVRTPDPNITFIPIRRHAPRFIISLATPEGRRASPATRAFVAMALDNAPA from the coding sequence ATGGAGCTGCGACACCTCGAGACCTTCGTCGCCGTCGCGGAGGAGCGCTCGTTCTCCCGCGCGGCCGAGCGCCTGCACGTCGTGCAGTCCGCGGTCAGCGCGACGATCCGCAACCTCGAGGCCGAGTGGGGCGTCCGCCTCTTCCACCGCACAACTCATCGCGTCGAGCTGAGCGACGCCGGCCACGCGCTCCTGCCCGAGGCCCGCCAGACCCTCCAAGCGGCGGCCAACACCGCCCACGCCGTCGACGAGGTCCGCGGCGGCCTGCGCGGCACGATCCGCCTCGGGATCATGCAGGCGACGCTCGGCGCCGGCGGCATCTCGGTCGCCGCCGCGATCTCCGCGTTCCGCGCCGCGCACCCCGCGGTCACCGTCACCGCGCGCCAGGGCGGCAGCGCCGAGCAGGCCGAGCGCGTCCGCACCGGCGAGCTCGACGTCGCGTTCCTCGGCATGCCCGACGACACGCTGCCCGGCCTGAGGCTCGACCTGATCGTCGAGCCGCCGCTGCGCTTCGCGTGCACGCTCGACCACCCGCTGGCCCACCGCCGCAGCGTCTCCCTCCAAGACCTCCAACAAGAGCCGTTCGCCGAGCTGCCGCCGACGTGGGGCATCCGGATCGCCAACGACCGCGCGTTCGCCGCCGCCGGCGTCCAGCGCACGATCGCCTACGAGATCAACGACGTCGCGACCGTCGCCGACTTCATCCGCCACGGCCTCGCGGTCGGGATCGTCTCGCCCGCCCAGGTCCGGACGCCGGACCCCAACATCACGTTCATCCCGATCCGCCGCCACGCGCCCCGCTTCATCATCTCGCTGGCGACCCCCGAGGGCCGGCGCGCCAGCCCCGCCACGCGCGCGTTCGTCGCGATGGCGCTGGACAACGCGCCCGCCTAG
- a CDS encoding low temperature requirement protein A, with amino-acid sequence MTHFARPRGDEQRATSLELFYDLVFVFAVTQISHHLLGHLDWTGAGQSALLLLVVWWSWNYTTWVTNELDPESPVVRLLMIALMLASLLMAVAIPHAFGDDALLFIVSYLAIQIGRHTFLTFAAADAGEPERTRAAAILVWFCFAAPFWLAGALVDEGPARTILWLIALAIDYAAPLVTFRLPGRALTIDAWEVETSHFSERFGAFIIIALGESVVVTGATTSELGLDAHTLVAFGTAFLGTAALWWLYFTGVARIAEMRLRKAGPKRTAMARDAYTYLHVVLVAAIVVSAVGDELVIAHPGESLETADLIAVVAGPALYLLAHALFRLRVSGTLGWRRPLGAAVAVVLGAGLGALDASALLIAIVLLLVLVAVIAGDQAAATRRRRQGLPTPLERAMHELEAADAADTPPTG; translated from the coding sequence ATGACGCACTTCGCCCGCCCCCGAGGAGACGAGCAGCGCGCCACGTCGCTGGAGCTGTTCTACGACCTGGTCTTCGTCTTCGCCGTCACGCAGATCAGCCACCACCTGCTCGGCCACCTGGACTGGACCGGCGCCGGCCAGTCCGCGCTGCTGCTGCTCGTCGTGTGGTGGTCGTGGAACTACACGACGTGGGTCACCAACGAGCTGGACCCGGAGTCGCCGGTCGTCCGCCTGCTGATGATCGCGCTGATGCTGGCGAGCCTCCTGATGGCCGTCGCGATCCCGCACGCCTTCGGCGACGACGCGCTGTTGTTCATCGTGTCGTACCTGGCGATTCAGATCGGCCGCCACACGTTCCTGACGTTCGCGGCCGCCGACGCGGGGGAGCCGGAGCGCACGCGCGCCGCCGCGATCCTCGTGTGGTTCTGCTTCGCCGCGCCGTTCTGGCTGGCGGGCGCGCTGGTCGACGAGGGCCCCGCGCGGACGATCCTCTGGCTGATCGCGCTGGCGATCGACTACGCCGCGCCGCTCGTCACGTTCCGGCTGCCCGGGCGCGCGTTGACGATCGACGCGTGGGAGGTCGAGACCTCCCACTTCTCCGAGCGCTTCGGGGCGTTCATCATCATCGCGCTGGGCGAGTCGGTCGTCGTGACCGGCGCGACGACCTCCGAGCTGGGGCTGGACGCGCACACGCTCGTCGCCTTCGGGACCGCGTTCCTCGGCACCGCCGCGCTGTGGTGGCTGTACTTCACGGGCGTCGCCCGGATCGCCGAGATGCGCCTGCGCAAGGCCGGGCCGAAGCGGACCGCGATGGCGCGCGACGCCTACACCTACCTGCACGTCGTGCTCGTCGCGGCGATCGTGGTGTCCGCCGTCGGCGACGAGCTGGTGATCGCCCATCCCGGCGAGTCGCTGGAGACGGCCGACCTGATCGCGGTCGTCGCCGGACCCGCGCTCTACCTGCTCGCCCACGCGCTCTTCCGCCTGCGCGTGTCCGGGACGCTCGGCTGGCGCCGCCCGCTCGGCGCCGCGGTGGCGGTCGTCCTCGGCGCGGGCCTCGGCGCGCTCGACGCCAGCGCGCTGCTGATCGCGATCGTGTTGTTGTTGGTGTTGGTCGCCGTGATCGCGGGCGACCAGGCCGCCGCGACGCGCCGCCGCCGGCAGGGCCTGCCGACCCCGCTGGAGCGGGCCATGCACGAGCTCGAGGCGGCCGACGCCGCCGACACGCCGCCGACCGGCTGA
- a CDS encoding response regulator transcription factor has protein sequence MTYSVVVADDHPVYLDALSRAVDQSAELALAGTANDGAEAVELIVNVRPDVAVLDVEMPIHSGPSVAARLAQLELPTRVLFLSAHRDGATVYDALAAGGYGYVTKDASMREIQEAVLRVAAGVRSLGADVEHQVIGEIQVRAERQTLDLTERERSVLELAVQGLTVIAMGRELHLSPATVKVHLSTLYAKLGVSDRASAVAEAIRRGLVA, from the coding sequence ATGACCTACAGCGTCGTCGTGGCCGACGACCACCCGGTCTACCTGGACGCGCTCAGCCGTGCGGTCGACCAGTCAGCGGAGCTTGCGCTCGCCGGTACCGCCAACGACGGCGCCGAGGCCGTCGAGCTGATCGTCAACGTCCGGCCCGACGTCGCGGTGCTCGACGTCGAGATGCCCATCCACAGCGGCCCGTCGGTCGCCGCCAGGCTCGCGCAGCTCGAGCTGCCGACGCGCGTGCTGTTCCTGAGCGCCCATCGCGACGGCGCGACGGTCTACGACGCGCTCGCCGCCGGCGGCTACGGCTACGTCACCAAGGACGCCTCGATGCGGGAGATCCAGGAGGCGGTCCTGCGCGTCGCCGCCGGGGTCCGCTCGCTGGGGGCCGACGTCGAGCATCAGGTCATCGGGGAGATCCAGGTCCGGGCCGAGCGCCAGACGCTCGACCTCACTGAGCGTGAGCGCTCGGTCCTGGAGCTGGCGGTGCAGGGACTGACGGTCATCGCGATGGGCAGGGAGCTGCACCTGAGCCCGGCGACCGTGAAGGTCCACCTGAGCACGTTGTACGCCAAGCTTGGCGTGAGCGACCGCGCCTCCGCCGTGGCCGAGGCGATCCGGCGGGGCCTCGTGGCCTAA
- a CDS encoding SRPBCC family protein: protein MPTPSATVTASTDEDRDALFARFIPVRLEDILTGWGPVPAVVRSSNQSGPWDVPGSSRTVHLKDGSTAREAVTDCRTPAYFAYTVKDFTNPVKHLAAEAHGQWWFDARPGGGTDVRWTYAFVPRNAAAAAILQPIVAHAWRRFMRVGLETLLAQAR, encoded by the coding sequence GTGCCCACGCCATCGGCCACCGTCACCGCGAGCACCGACGAGGACCGCGACGCGCTGTTCGCGCGGTTCATCCCGGTCAGGCTCGAAGACATCCTCACCGGTTGGGGACCGGTCCCGGCGGTCGTGCGCAGCAGCAACCAGTCCGGCCCGTGGGACGTGCCGGGCTCCTCGCGCACGGTCCACCTCAAGGACGGCTCGACCGCCCGCGAGGCGGTCACCGACTGCCGGACGCCCGCCTACTTCGCCTACACCGTCAAGGACTTCACCAACCCGGTCAAGCACCTGGCCGCGGAAGCGCACGGGCAGTGGTGGTTCGACGCGCGCCCCGGCGGCGGCACCGACGTCCGCTGGACCTACGCGTTCGTCCCGCGCAACGCGGCCGCGGCGGCGATCCTGCAGCCGATCGTCGCGCACGCCTGGCGGCGGTTCATGCGCGTGGGACTCGAGACCCTTCTCGCCCAAGCGCGCTGA
- a CDS encoding cupin domain-containing protein, which produces MSDYTIIDPTAADDVYEGSDVPGSFRPLGEACEAEQLALTLIQVPAHSDFEQGTGHFHEEIEEVYILARGTLTMRFGDDVQRVSAPAVVRVAPRTKRSHRNEGDEPVDMYAVSRALGHGDATKIDDFWEASPDASQKR; this is translated from the coding sequence ATGAGCGACTACACCATCATCGATCCGACCGCGGCCGACGACGTCTACGAGGGCAGCGACGTGCCGGGGTCGTTCCGGCCGCTGGGCGAGGCGTGCGAGGCCGAGCAGCTGGCGCTGACGTTGATCCAGGTCCCTGCGCACTCGGACTTCGAGCAGGGGACGGGGCACTTCCACGAGGAGATCGAGGAGGTGTACATCTTGGCCCGGGGCACGCTGACGATGCGCTTCGGCGACGACGTGCAGCGCGTGTCGGCGCCCGCGGTCGTCCGGGTGGCGCCGAGGACGAAGCGCTCGCACCGCAACGAGGGCGACGAGCCCGTCGACATGTACGCCGTCTCCCGCGCGCTCGGCCACGGCGACGCGACGAAGATCGACGACTTCTGGGAGGCATCGCCCGACGCCTCCCAGAAGCGCTGA
- a CDS encoding FAD-binding dehydrogenase, translated as MNADAIVVGAGLAGLVAASELVEAGKRVVLVDQEPEASLGGQAFWSFGGIFLVNSPEQRRMGVKDSYELAWQDWQGTAGFDRPEDLWPARWAEAYVQWAAGEKREWMHGRGIRFLPNPGWAERGGYDANGHGNSVPRFHVTWGTGPGVIAPFVQIVRDGVARGLVELRFRHRVDALNVTGGVVDGVAGSVLAPSGVGRGEASSREVVGEFSLSAPAVIVTSGGIGGNHELVRKVWPQRLGTPPARMISGVPAHVDGRMLQIAQDAGASTINPDRMWHYVEGINNWDPIWPMHGIRILPGPSSLWLDATGRRLPVPLFPGFDTLGTLEHIQTTGHDYTWFVLTQKIIEKEFALSGSEQNPDITSKSIAAVLKTRVGKGAPGPVDAFMRHGADFVVETSLERLVAGMQALEPDVELPFAQVEKEVVARDREMANTYTKDLQVTAIRGARKYLPDRLARVATPHRLLDPKAGPLVAVKLSILTRKSLGGLETDLQSRVLGEDGAPLPGLYAAGEVAGFGGGGMHGYRSLEGTFLGGCLFSGRAAGRAVASGG; from the coding sequence ATGAACGCTGATGCGATCGTCGTCGGGGCCGGCCTGGCCGGCCTCGTCGCCGCGAGTGAGCTGGTCGAGGCGGGCAAGCGGGTGGTGCTCGTCGACCAGGAGCCGGAGGCGTCGCTGGGCGGCCAGGCGTTCTGGTCGTTCGGCGGGATCTTCCTGGTGAACTCGCCCGAGCAGCGGCGGATGGGCGTCAAGGACTCCTACGAGCTGGCGTGGCAGGACTGGCAGGGGACGGCCGGCTTCGACCGCCCGGAGGATCTGTGGCCGGCACGCTGGGCCGAGGCCTACGTGCAGTGGGCGGCGGGCGAGAAGCGGGAGTGGATGCACGGCAGGGGCATCCGGTTCCTGCCGAACCCGGGCTGGGCCGAGCGCGGTGGCTACGACGCCAACGGGCACGGCAACTCGGTGCCGCGCTTCCACGTCACGTGGGGCACGGGGCCGGGCGTGATCGCGCCGTTCGTGCAGATCGTGCGCGACGGCGTGGCGCGCGGGCTGGTGGAGCTGCGGTTCCGGCACCGCGTCGATGCGCTGAACGTGACCGGCGGAGTTGTTGATGGGGTTGCCGGGTCGGTGCTGGCGCCCTCGGGCGTGGGCCGTGGCGAGGCGTCGTCGCGCGAGGTCGTCGGGGAGTTCTCGTTGAGCGCTCCGGCGGTGATCGTCACGTCGGGCGGGATCGGCGGCAACCACGAGCTGGTCCGGAAGGTCTGGCCGCAGCGGCTCGGCACGCCGCCGGCGCGGATGATCTCCGGCGTACCGGCCCATGTCGACGGGCGGATGCTGCAGATCGCCCAGGACGCGGGCGCGAGCACGATCAACCCCGACCGCATGTGGCACTACGTCGAGGGCATCAACAACTGGGACCCGATCTGGCCGATGCACGGCATCCGGATCCTGCCGGGGCCGTCGTCGCTGTGGCTGGACGCGACCGGCAGGCGCCTGCCGGTGCCGCTGTTCCCGGGGTTCGACACGCTCGGGACGCTGGAGCACATCCAGACGACCGGCCACGACTACACGTGGTTCGTGCTGACGCAGAAGATCATCGAGAAGGAGTTCGCGCTGTCGGGCTCCGAGCAGAACCCGGACATCACGAGCAAGTCGATCGCGGCGGTGTTGAAGACGCGCGTCGGCAAGGGCGCGCCTGGGCCGGTCGACGCGTTCATGAGGCACGGCGCGGACTTCGTCGTGGAGACGTCGCTGGAGCGGCTGGTCGCCGGGATGCAGGCGCTGGAGCCCGACGTCGAGCTGCCGTTCGCGCAGGTGGAGAAGGAGGTCGTCGCGCGCGACCGCGAGATGGCCAACACCTACACCAAGGACCTCCAGGTCACCGCGATCCGGGGCGCGCGCAAGTACCTCCCGGACCGCCTCGCCCGCGTGGCGACGCCGCACCGGCTGCTGGACCCGAAGGCCGGGCCGCTCGTCGCGGTCAAGTTGTCCATCTTGACGCGCAAGTCGCTGGGCGGGCTGGAGACCGACCTGCAGTCGCGCGTGCTGGGTGAGGACGGGGCGCCGCTGCCGGGCCTCTACGCCGCGGGCGAGGTCGCCGGCTTCGGCGGCGGCGGGATGCACGGCTACCGCTCGCTCGAAGGCACGTTCCTCGGCGGCTGCCTCTTCAGTGGCCGCGCGGCCGGGCGGGCGGTAGCGTCCGGCGGGTGA
- a CDS encoding MFS transporter — translation MTRSLPTASASRRHHGIGFYAVAFAFLAVMAFSTVPSPLYGLYQARDGFSSFMVTVIYGAYAIGVVTALLTAGHISDWHGRRRVLIPAIVLSIVSAVLFLVWRDTAGLIAARIVNGLSVGVVAATATAWLAELHSAARPDDSPRRAQLTATAVNVGGLGLGPLVSGFLAQWVGAPLTVPYVVFLVLLSVALSVVVFTPETRDRPDPFPAYRVQRVSVPEESRGAFAAAAAGAFLAFGALGLFTGLAGTFLVGTLHHTSHALVGVTIAAMFGGGVLMQTLAASWAPRRTLASGIVLMVLGMALVTLAAWLSTPSLGVFIAGGAVMGAGAGAVFKGSVATVIQISPAETRAEALAGLFLAGYVGLSIPVVGAGIALQFTSAKNTLLGFAILEAAAILAAAPRLLGAGAPRRSAPVAQPV, via the coding sequence ATGACCCGCTCCCTCCCCACCGCCTCCGCGTCGCGCAGGCACCACGGCATCGGCTTCTACGCCGTCGCCTTCGCGTTCCTCGCGGTCATGGCGTTCTCCACCGTCCCCAGCCCGCTCTACGGCCTCTACCAGGCGCGCGACGGGTTCTCATCGTTCATGGTCACGGTCATCTACGGCGCGTACGCGATCGGCGTCGTGACCGCGCTGCTGACCGCCGGCCACATCTCCGACTGGCACGGGCGCCGCCGCGTGCTGATCCCCGCGATCGTCCTGTCGATCGTGTCGGCGGTGCTGTTCCTCGTCTGGCGCGACACGGCCGGGCTGATCGCGGCCCGGATCGTCAACGGCCTGTCGGTCGGCGTCGTCGCGGCGACCGCGACCGCGTGGCTGGCCGAGCTGCACTCCGCGGCGCGCCCGGACGACTCCCCTCGGCGTGCGCAGCTCACGGCGACCGCCGTCAACGTCGGCGGGCTGGGCCTCGGCCCGCTCGTGTCCGGGTTCCTGGCGCAGTGGGTCGGCGCGCCGCTGACGGTCCCGTACGTGGTGTTCTTGGTGTTGTTGTCGGTGGCCTTGTCGGTCGTGGTGTTCACGCCCGAGACGCGCGACCGCCCGGACCCGTTCCCGGCCTACCGCGTGCAGCGTGTGTCGGTGCCCGAGGAGTCGCGCGGCGCGTTCGCCGCGGCGGCCGCGGGCGCGTTCCTGGCCTTCGGCGCGCTGGGGCTGTTCACCGGGCTGGCCGGGACGTTCCTGGTCGGCACGCTGCACCACACGTCGCACGCGCTGGTCGGCGTGACGATCGCGGCGATGTTCGGCGGCGGCGTGCTGATGCAGACGCTGGCCGCGTCGTGGGCCCCGCGCCGGACGCTGGCGAGCGGGATCGTGTTGATGGTCTTGGGCATGGCGCTGGTCACGCTGGCCGCCTGGCTCTCGACGCCGTCGCTCGGCGTCTTCATCGCCGGCGGCGCCGTGATGGGCGCAGGCGCGGGCGCGGTCTTCAAGGGCTCGGTCGCGACCGTGATCCAGATCTCCCCCGCCGAGACCCGCGCCGAGGCGCTGGCCGGCCTGTTCCTGGCGGGCTACGTCGGCCTGTCGATCCCGGTCGTCGGCGCGGGCATCGCGCTGCAGTTCACCTCCGCGAAGAACACGCTGCTCGGCTTCGCGATCCTCGAGGCGGCCGCGATCCTCGCCGCCGCACCGCGCCTGCTGGGCGCGGGCGCGCCGAGGCGGAGCGCGCCGGTGGCCCAGCCGGTTTAG
- the xylA gene encoding xylose isomerase, producing the protein MATDSDALTPRPEHRFTFGLWTVGNPGRDPFGDPVRAPVDPVDSVHRLADLGAWGLSLHDDDLVPYGTPAAEHERIVARFDAALQERSMGIGMATTNLFGHPAFKDGAFTSNDRAVRRAAIGKAMKSIDLAARLRAENYIFWGGREGTEVGAAKDPRDALERYREAINILADYVVEQDYNLRFAIEPKPNEPRGDLWLPTVGHALHFITTLDRPDMCGVNPEVAHETMAGLAFHQGVGQALWAGKLFHIDLNAQRIGRYDQDFRFGAEDLKEAFMLVRLLERAGYDGPRHFDAHAYRTEDADGVWDFARGCMRTYLALAEKAKHFDALPEVQEALAAASVPELAEPSVPGGLAEAEALKAESTTLDALAQRGYFNERLDQLVVDVLMGLR; encoded by the coding sequence ATGGCGACCGACAGCGACGCACTCACCCCGCGACCCGAGCATCGCTTCACGTTCGGGCTCTGGACCGTCGGCAACCCCGGCCGCGACCCGTTCGGCGATCCCGTGCGCGCGCCTGTCGACCCGGTCGACTCGGTCCACCGGCTCGCCGACCTCGGCGCCTGGGGCCTGTCGCTGCACGACGACGACCTCGTCCCCTACGGCACGCCCGCCGCCGAGCACGAGCGGATCGTCGCGCGCTTCGACGCCGCGCTGCAGGAGCGCTCGATGGGCATCGGGATGGCCACCACCAACCTGTTCGGCCACCCCGCGTTCAAGGACGGCGCCTTTACCTCCAACGACCGCGCGGTGCGCCGGGCGGCGATCGGCAAGGCCATGAAGTCGATTGACCTCGCCGCTCGCCTGCGGGCCGAGAACTACATCTTCTGGGGCGGTCGCGAGGGCACCGAGGTCGGCGCGGCCAAGGACCCGCGCGACGCGCTTGAGCGCTACCGCGAGGCCATCAACATCCTGGCCGACTACGTCGTCGAGCAGGACTACAACTTGCGCTTCGCCATCGAGCCCAAGCCCAACGAGCCGCGCGGCGACCTGTGGCTGCCGACCGTCGGCCACGCGCTGCACTTCATCACCACCCTCGACCGACCGGACATGTGCGGCGTCAACCCCGAGGTCGCCCACGAGACCATGGCGGGCCTGGCCTTCCACCAAGGTGTAGGCCAAGCGCTGTGGGCCGGGAAGCTGTTCCACATCGACCTCAACGCCCAGCGGATCGGCCGCTACGACCAGGACTTCCGCTTCGGCGCCGAGGACCTCAAGGAGGCCTTCATGTTGGTGCGGTTGCTCGAGCGCGCCGGCTACGACGGCCCCCGCCACTTCGACGCGCACGCCTACCGGACCGAGGACGCCGACGGCGTCTGGGACTTCGCCCGCGGCTGCATGCGCACCTACCTCGCGCTCGCCGAGAAGGCCAAGCACTTCGACGCGCTCCCCGAGGTCCAGGAGGCGCTGGCCGCCGCGTCGGTGCCGGAGCTCGCCGAGCCCTCGGTCCCGGGCGGCCTCGCCGAGGCGGAGGCGCTGAAGGCCGAGTCCACCACCCTGGACGCGCTCGCCCAGCGCGGGTACTTCAACGAGCGCCTGGACCAGCTGGTCGTGGACGTGCTGATGGGCCTGCGCTAG
- a CDS encoding plastocyanin/azurin family copper-binding protein, with the protein MSVSVMNSRNRVVAGLAVLGALGVGAAVADAAVSDNVKLSDFKVTPSKTSVPHGKVTFNVSNSSGMEHELVVIKTNTKAAKLKLVNGKASEKGSVGEVELAGHKSKKLSLNLKKGHYALICNVGGHYMAGMHADLTVK; encoded by the coding sequence GTGTCAGTCTCGGTCATGAACTCCAGAAATCGTGTTGTGGCAGGACTTGCGGTGCTCGGTGCGTTGGGTGTCGGTGCTGCGGTCGCGGATGCCGCGGTCAGCGACAACGTCAAGTTGAGTGACTTCAAGGTCACGCCGAGCAAGACGTCGGTGCCGCACGGCAAGGTGACGTTCAACGTCAGCAACAGCTCCGGGATGGAGCACGAGCTGGTCGTCATCAAGACGAACACCAAGGCCGCCAAGCTGAAGCTCGTCAACGGCAAGGCCTCCGAGAAGGGCTCCGTCGGCGAGGTCGAGCTCGCGGGCCACAAGTCCAAGAAGCTGTCGTTGAACCTCAAGAAGGGCCACTACGCCCTGATCTGCAACGTCGGCGGGCACTACATGGCCGGCATGCACGCCGACCTGACCGTCAAGTAG
- a CDS encoding MaoC/PaaZ C-terminal domain-containing protein, translating to MRFDYAWSDRDAILYALSVGARVETDLALLYEGSAEFHTAPTFALAPMAGLVMPMVEELGLELGSLLHAGQSLELHRPMPPSGSAVVERRVVEVVDKTRAALVICHDTVGDYATATSTWWIAEPGAASRLAKHAAPAEPPAAAETPAAAPPPAAAPSRAPDFRAVFVTTPEQSALHRLSGDRNPVHIDPALSAATGQGRPFLHGLCTFGALGLALQRARGGRLVRLEGRFTAPVFPGEAIELEAWDDLTVAHAVVGGRTVLGPVAAAFGA from the coding sequence GTGAGGTTCGACTACGCCTGGTCCGACCGCGACGCGATCCTGTACGCCTTGAGCGTCGGCGCGCGCGTGGAGACGGACCTGGCGCTGCTGTACGAGGGGTCGGCGGAGTTCCACACCGCGCCGACCTTCGCGCTGGCCCCGATGGCGGGGTTGGTGATGCCGATGGTGGAGGAGCTCGGACTCGAGTTGGGGTCCTTGCTCCACGCCGGCCAGTCGCTGGAGCTGCACCGCCCGATGCCGCCGTCCGGCTCGGCGGTCGTGGAGCGGCGCGTCGTCGAGGTCGTCGACAAGACCCGCGCCGCGCTGGTGATCTGCCACGACACCGTCGGCGACTACGCCACCGCGACCTCCACCTGGTGGATCGCCGAGCCGGGCGCCGCGTCGCGCCTGGCGAAGCACGCCGCGCCCGCGGAGCCGCCCGCCGCCGCGGAGACTCCGGCCGCCGCGCCTCCGCCCGCCGCCGCCCCTTCGCGCGCGCCGGACTTCCGCGCGGTCTTCGTGACGACTCCGGAGCAGAGCGCGTTGCATCGTCTCTCCGGCGATCGGAACCCGGTGCACATCGACCCCGCCCTCTCCGCCGCGACGGGGCAGGGGCGGCCGTTCCTCCATGGGCTCTGCACGTTCGGCGCGCTCGGCCTCGCGTTGCAGCGGGCGCGTGGTGGCCGGCTCGTGCGGCTCGAGGGGCGGTTCACGGCGCCGGTCTTCCCGGGCGAGGCGATCGAGCTCGAGGCGTGGGACGACCTCACGGTCGCGCACGCCGTCGTGGGCGGCAGGACGGTCCTGGGTCCGGTCGCCGCCGCGTTCGGCGCGTAG
- the xylB gene encoding xylulokinase, translated as MRFAGIDVGTTSVKGLVIDETGTVVAEAEASYPLSTPRPGWAEQDPEDWWRATQQVLAELRGAGGAPIDGIGLTGQMHGLVVLGADDEPLRPAILWNDGRSQPQCDAVEARVGVERLVALSGNRALAGFTAPKLVWLAENEPETFEKIRHVLLPKDYVRFRLTGERVTDVADASGTLLLDVGARAWSPELLEVFGADAAWLPRVVESPEVSGYTQDGVPVAAGAGDQAAGALGMGVVDEQGPASIVLGTSGVVFAARDQYAPDPEGRLHAFCHAVPGAWHVMGVELSAAGALRWLRDATGGAEFGTLTAEAARWEPGVEGLRFAPYLSGERTPHADANVRAAFLGLDLRHDRGALTRAVLEGVAQGLADGWDLIDPKPTIGRFSGGGARSALWTDIVAATLDVPLERTASEAGAAFGAALLGGVAAGAFATVQDAVAACVHPTARTEPDPDLAAAYAQQRASFRALYPALKAADGQA; from the coding sequence ATGCGCTTCGCGGGAATCGACGTCGGGACGACCTCCGTCAAGGGGCTCGTGATCGACGAGACCGGGACGGTGGTGGCCGAAGCCGAGGCGTCGTACCCGCTGTCGACGCCGCGGCCGGGCTGGGCCGAGCAGGACCCCGAGGACTGGTGGCGCGCGACGCAGCAGGTCCTGGCCGAGCTGCGCGGCGCGGGCGGCGCGCCGATCGACGGGATCGGGCTGACCGGGCAGATGCATGGGCTGGTCGTGCTGGGCGCCGACGACGAGCCGTTACGGCCGGCGATCCTGTGGAACGACGGGCGGAGCCAGCCGCAGTGCGATGCGGTCGAGGCTCGGGTCGGCGTGGAGCGGCTCGTCGCGCTGAGTGGGAACCGCGCGCTGGCCGGGTTCACCGCGCCCAAGTTGGTGTGGTTGGCCGAGAACGAGCCCGAGACCTTCGAGAAGATCCGGCATGTCCTGCTGCCGAAGGACTACGTGCGGTTCCGCCTGACGGGCGAGCGCGTCACGGATGTCGCGGATGCCTCCGGCACGCTGCTGCTCGACGTCGGCGCGCGGGCGTGGAGCCCGGAGCTGCTCGAGGTCTTCGGTGCGGATGCGGCGTGGCTGCCGCGCGTCGTCGAGTCGCCCGAGGTGAGCGGCTACACGCAGGACGGCGTCCCGGTCGCCGCCGGCGCGGGCGACCAGGCGGCGGGCGCGCTCGGCATGGGCGTTGTTGATGAACAAGGCCCGGCGTCGATCGTGCTGGGGACGAGCGGCGTGGTGTTCGCGGCGCGGGACCAATACGCCCCGGACCCAGAAGGCCGGCTCCACGCGTTCTGCCATGCGGTCCCGGGCGCGTGGCATGTGATGGGTGTCGAGCTGTCCGCGGCGGGCGCCCTGCGCTGGCTGCGCGACGCGACCGGCGGCGCGGAGTTCGGCACGCTCACCGCCGAAGCCGCGCGCTGGGAGCCGGGCGTCGAGGGATTGCGGTTCGCCCCGTACCTCTCCGGCGAGCGCACGCCCCACGCCGACGCGAACGTCCGCGCGGCGTTCCTCGGCCTCGACCTGCGCCACGACCGCGGCGCGCTGACCCGCGCGGTGCTCGAAGGCGTCGCCCAGGGGCTCGCCGACGGGTGGGACCTGATCGACCCGAAGCCTACGATCGGGCGCTTCTCCGGCGGCGGCGCGCGCTCGGCGCTGTGGACCGACATCGTCGCCGCCACGCTGGACGTCCCGCTGGAGCGCACCGCCTCCGAGGCCGGCGCCGCGTTCGGCGCGGCGCTGCTCGGCGGCGTCGCGGCCGGGGCGTTCGCAACCGTCCAGGACGCCGTCGCCGCCTGCGTCCACCCCACCGCGCGGACCGAGCCGGACCCGGACCTCGCCGCCGCCTACGCGCAGCAGCGCGCGTCGTTCCGCGCGCTGTACCCGGCGCTGAAGGCCGCGGACGGCCAGGCTTAG